The sequence ataatttcactaacaagatagtgggctaggtgttggcttatagtggagacatcaagcccacttagatagtggattttgaggtgttgggattttatgaatttgtttcatgcaattttgcattgcttttttctataaatttgggcttTCAATCTGGATAAAAGACTTTTGgacattttgccaaaattggtttctaaatttgggctggaaaaaatcaccatattttgagaaaaattcaaaacccaaacccaacccaaaaatccatcttttatttccatctctttttctctctcgggttcttcatccatcgggtcccacaactcgatTCTAAGTCCAGAGGATAATAGGTCAGCTCTAATGGTTGTTCGGTTCGTGTTCAAGTGGAGATGGaagagtttcgggagcttcaaaggtaatattttttttaaaaaaaaccctaattaattaatttagggttgtatctttttttttgtgcaattagaataaaattgatCCTCATTTCCGCTGCGCATGCCTATTTTTCTAACATGTTgtatcagagcatgttttaattttactcaatttcATGTGGTGGGTttcaatttattagataaaattgagattggaaactaaaatggtttttatgttttggcaattaaattaagttttttttgtagtattaatttgtaattactcgcatgtttatgagcattaatgtgtggcaaagagtctgtaaatttgctaaagtcattagagttgaaattaggctgtaattgctCGGTTCTGGGAAAGAGGACAACttcaaatttggagaaaaatggCTCACAGACTCGAAATAGCCACCAGACCCGAGAGAGTGCTCCTAGATCCGACCTGAGCAGCGCTCCGACCCTGTTTCTAGCACACGCACCTAGCTTCGCATGCTTGCCCCTAGCTTTACAAAAAATGAATGTTttgtttatattaaaagatattgtatataatagttctataatacaagcgatagatatcaaattcctcttcataagaggtgcatacaaaacatttttaagtactagatactatcttcaaaaaataacttcagatctcccactgcttcagctgagacaacctctcctgttccaactTTAAGGGTTATctcaccttcttcaagctttttccaataactagtttcctgaaatgagaaacaaatatgattagtggctcctgaatctagaatccaggttgaagtatcatattccactaaacatgtttcaacgacCAGTTCCATCAGTGCCTCACGCGCTTGCCATCCATCAGCGACTCGACCTTCCCAAAGCTTCGACCCGCGCACTCCCACTTGTTGACCGTGCCAGCGTGCGTTGACCAGTCGGTCCAGATTTTCTGGACTAGTCCAGTTGACCTAGTTGAGTCGATTTGACCGGTTCCACCTGCTTTTTGGTGTTTTCAAGCCGGGTTTTGTGGTTTTTGGCCGGTTCGAgttggttcaaagtgtttgaagccggttCGAGTTATTTGTTTgcttttaatgccaaaatcagtccactttagtgttgtttacttattatgcatatgatgtataatattgtttgattatatgtgcataaagtatgccatatagttttttaaaaccccaccataggataagcatgtggcatgcatttgttatatgttataagtgcTATAATATACAGTATGCATGCTaggttttaatataagtgttatattaaagcatgtttgtttaaggaagcatgttatagatgaatgttcTAGGGTTatgaatgttataatttattttataattgttataaaataacctagacttttaaaatctataacaaagataagatgcatgcttgCCTAGGGTTAACTGGTGCAATTCAATCACCTTTTTAAGAGTTAGAATATGTCGATTACTtgtaaaacaagagttgtttacttacctagggagatcttgtctaaggttgggggtacttaagtagACAGTTTACGGAACAActcctacctggagatcaaaCTGGGTCTAAGTCAAAAAccctagttttatgagcatgcatgagtggtgtaaggtaataaaattggtttatcacctagacatcataggttaatctTGGTATAAGAGTCATACTAGGAAAAATCACCTAAACTTAGGTTGTTAAATATTAGCCGGTTAATAACCAAGTAAATACCCaatcttttataaaatagaacactttagtgggagagtaatagtatatgtgatatattatttctaggtctcacgtccctaaaagttcacaccgtgagatccacgCTCGGCTTCGAGTTGCTATTAGCGGCAACTcccttcagaaagtgtttgcattggtcaataacaaggtgaataggggaagtagttcatattaagtgggtgaaggggtgtgtcaacacatcctacgatctcttccattaggtcacatcatgagattcctatgttgtgcctgcttgTTGGATTTATGcgaccctttgctagtcgtttagcgacggctatcccttcagagggttgtaacataggattcggaacaccgtgaactccaaaaatggataggattgcttagGTCTATTTTCAAACAATTGTTTCTCCTTCAAGGGCTTGTTTGATTCTGATCTCTGTAATTCGAAAGTGGCGGGTatacacttacaagacttactaagtgttagtaaagttCCTGACCAAATAAACGATAACTAAGTACTATAaggataagagttattctggtattagtatttagtcaagaatgtcatGATTCAGTGAAGAAGTAGTCAACTGCCCTTCGGTGGGggctattctgactcactgaagtattgtagcaaaataataatgagaatGGGTACATTATTTTTGCTAAATAAATTAGATTAGAAAGAGTTGAAATCAAGTCTCtaataaatttgtttactttttcGGCAATGTCATCATCCATTATACAACTGCtagcttctgaaaaacttaaTGGTGATAATTACGGAACTTGGAAATTGAATATTAACACGATACTACTAATAGTTGATCTTCGATTCGATTTAACAGAGGAGTGTCCTCGATCCTCTGGTCCTAATGCAAACCGAACAGTTCGGGAtgtatatgacagatgggtcaaaGCTAATGAGAAGGCTCAAGTTTATATTTTAGCCACTATATCTGATTTATTGTCTAAGAAACACGAGAGGTTAGCTACTGCAAAGGAGTTCATGGACTTTTTACAGGGCctatttggacaaccgtccacatTTATCATGCATGACGCAATTAAATTCATTTACAACTGCAGAATGAAGGAAGGAACCTCCGTAAGGgaacatgttttgaacatgatggttcaATTCAATGTTGCAGAAATGAATGGAACCATCATGaatgagaagagtcaagttggATTCATCATGcagtctcttccgaagagcttttttcaattcaaaatgaaTGCCATGATGAAAAAGATAGAGTATAACTTGACAACTCTTCTCAAGGAACTCCAGATTTACGAATCTTTTTTGCAAAATAAAGGTTCAGAGGCataagcaaatgttgcttccacCTCAAAGAGAAAacttgataatgggcagaaatgcacgttattacagtgctaagttattaaacaatgaaggtttgcattgataaaatatgttagattgcgtccaaaaaaaacattaagttcataatattgcggttgcatgcgttcatcacatagaaatagttaatttttgtatttttatgcagaatatgcgttgacgcaaggtggaaagcacgatcacaagaaatcaatggtcgagtgcagcattaccgcaaggctttgcggtgatttgtgcttgcAAGCATCTGcacaagaaggattgccgcatagagtcgaCACAACTTGATGGGCGCATCctggtgaaaagcataattaatcacgatgggatagaaagctgatgacggtcgaatctgaattaagttgacaagccactaaAGATAACGAGTACACagagcttttcggtgacaaatatttggcgcatcaatCAGATagttaaagtcatcccatctgtgcaatcataagagagaagccacccttcaccccaaagctctatgaataccgaaggcatccttcagaaaaggggtttaATAGTTCAGCAAGTTTTTGTTCATAGCTTTAgccgtgttcatagttttctttttatttttagaaggcggagcgagagaagggaagagacgccaaaagatcgctcagggcaactcgaaaGAGAACCCGGAGGCATGGAAAGCAGAGAGTAggccgactctcacgagagcgagattatcttttgaacaagagtagaaaagaGAGTGTAAAAGcgtgggaagcaagagattgctactaggctctttattctcttcttgcattgttattttgtacctcaactttatatttatacaatggaagttcttattctacatctgttcactcttagcacacatgagtagctaaacttgtcgaatggattgagaagaactaagctaacatgacctaggatcttcattgcttgtgattatcttgttttatgttgtgcccaacatccctttagaactatttgagagagagtctaaagaaagaatctaagaTTTGAGAGATCTAGATTAGAATCTggacttgagagagcaagattagatctgcataaacaagagatagggacttagagataagctctatttgccaacatacatcgcatgcaccctagagataggttatgatattatatggttgccttatttgtgtgcgtgtcattttttcattgcatggataagaatagaggcttatgtataggtcttatagactcatcgcatatatcgcattcattctagcattagaagtcgtagcatttgcgttgagagatggtttactattgtatgtgtgttgcatggtcgcataacatgaacgcatcctaggaagtgttagccaaacccttctcaacccattcaccgcatactcatcgcatctcccattttatcaactcttttcgaaactccgccgcatttgtttatttttattaccgcaaacaacaatccaaacaaccatttgattatttggttaccgcaaggtcTTCTTGGAAATTACCACCACAAACTGTTTTCCCAAGcccctgagttcaaccctggacttaccaggaaactcagtggggtaatacttggattctactgagaaaacttattgctcaatgcaattccatcaccgcatttcattccacatttccatcacataaaataacacatcaagtttttgcccgttatcatacccccaaatttaaacaatgcttgtcctcaagcataagctaaagattttctttagcaAGTTGACCGCAATtatcttttcctagatttctcaaggatacttcattcaaatcctatacaccaaaatttccttaagtcttattcaagtctctaaGATCTAAGATCTTAGAGACCGCaagtttcttaaaatatttctaagatctagggaccgcaagtttaaccttcaaaaggactttactaaattccaggacatcgcatgatttatttcaaaaaaactttttcactggggtgttaaatgatttttatccttgcatattttttacattgttatttttttttctgaccttgcgctgatccaagtgcctcaccttcgttttggcttgccccacgtGTNattttttccgtgttgactaattttgaccttccGAGCATAAAttcgcattcattttctcgaaattcaaatcacatttgaatataaggtcggtcaaagtttgacttttcaaagtcaaaagtcaactctttgactttttacatctttgaccatttccattattttcgagcttccgaatatgaacgcattcatattcttaatatttaaatgatatttaaatattaaagctgtatctttaaactgaaaaaccaaccactatatcacatatacttgtcgattcctctctcttcacctaattcgaacaattcgaacaACGCGCTCCAGCGGCCATTGACCACCACTACAAGCGTTGACTAGCTGGTCTAGACGGTCTGAACTGATCCAgttgagccggtttgaccgATTCAACctggtttttggagtttttgggtCGATTCGAGTGTTTTTTGGCCGGTTTAAGTTGATTCAAAGGTGTTTGAAGCTGATTCGAGAGCGGTTTTTTGTTCTACAccaaattatttttgtaataatttagttgttagtttaatttaag comes from Benincasa hispida cultivar B227 chromosome 2, ASM972705v1, whole genome shotgun sequence and encodes:
- the LOC120072061 gene encoding uncharacterized protein LOC120072061 → MSSSIIQLLASEKLNGDNYGTWKLNINTILLIVDLRFDLTEECPRSSGPNANRTVRDVYDRWVKANEKAQVYILATISDLLSKKHERLATAKEFMDFLQGLFGQPSTFIMHDAIKFIYNCRMKEGTSVREHVLNMMVQFNVAEMNGTIMNEKSQVGFIMQSLPKSFFQFKMNAMMKKIEYNLTTLLKELQIYESFLQNKGSEA